One Ananas comosus cultivar F153 linkage group 1, ASM154086v1, whole genome shotgun sequence DNA window includes the following coding sequences:
- the LOC109720981 gene encoding probable choline kinase 2: MVAVEIGAAGLRIPREAAGALQGLTARWFAGGAVAAAAAAEEGRWALEVVPMNGAMTNEVYQVRWRRRRPGAAEEEAEEEEVRKKKVLLRIYGDGTDLFFDRADEVRTFECISRHGQGPRLLARFPNGRIEEFIHARTLSAVDLRDEKISALVAAKLREFHDLDMPGPKTIQLWNRLRNWLRAARSLCPPEEAEEYCLDIMEEEITDLENEFSGQNQRIGFCHNDLQYGNIMIDEETSLVTIIDYEYASFNPVAYDIANHFCEMAANYHSEKPHILDYTKYPGFEERKRFVETYLSSSGEEPDDTELENLLETIEKYALASHLVWGLWGLISEHVNDIDFDYMEYARQRFQQYWLKKSLTLV; encoded by the exons ATGGTGGCGGTGGAGATCGGGGCGGCGGGGTTGCGGATCCCGAGGGAGGCGGCGGGGGCGCTGCAGGGACTCACGGCGCGGTGGTTCGCCGGAGGCgccgtggcggcggcggcggcggcggaggaggggcggTGGGCGCTCGAGGTGGTGCCGATGAACGGGGCGATGACGAACGAGGTTTACCAggtgcggtggcggaggaggaggccgggggcggcggaggaggaggcggaggaggaggaggtgaggaagaagaaggtgcTGCTCCGGATCTATGGCGACGGGACGGATCTCTTCTTCGATCGCGCCGACGAGGTGCGCACCTTCGAGTGCATCTCCCGCCACGGCCAGGGCCCGCGCCTCCTCgcccggttcccgaacgggcgCATCGAGGAGTTCATCCACGCTAGG ACCCTTTCAGCTGTTGACCTTCGTGACGAAAAAATTTCTGCTCTCGTGGCAGCAAAACTAAGGGAATTTCATGATCTTGACATGCCTGGTCCAAAAACAATTCAGCTTTGGAACAGATTAAG GAATTGGCTTAGGGCAGCAAGGAGCTTGTGCCCCCCTGAGGAAGCCGAAGAATATTGCTTGGATATCATGGAGGAGGAGATTACTGATTTAGAGAACGAATTTTCTGGCCAGAATCAGAGGATAGGGTTTTGTCATAATGATCTTCAGTATGGCAACATCATGATTGATGAAGAGACTAGCTTAGTGACCATAATT GATTACGAGTATGCAAGTTTCAATCCAGTTGCATATGACATTGCGAATCACTTTTGTGAGATGGCGGCTAACTACCATTCGGAAAAGCCTCACATATTAGACTACACCAAGTACCCAG GTTTCGAGGAGCGTAAGAGATTTGTGGAGACCTACCTGAGTTCTTCTG GTGAGGAACCTGATGACACCGAACTCGAGAACCTGCTCGAAACCATCGAGAAGTATGCTCTCGCAAGTCATCTCGTATGGGGCCTTTGGGGATTAATCTCT GAACACGTAAACGACATCGACTTCGACTACATGGAGTACGCGCGGCAAAGGTTCCAGCAGTATTGGCTAAAGAAATCTTTGACTTTGGTTTAA
- the LOC109724334 gene encoding putative lysozyme-like protein — protein sequence MSSPGPPHSPRPSSSPPPTTTPSAGGARGGGDGSSARGGGGGDGGEEGAAGEGSAGGGGGRCWPAAAYPPLLAFEIPPVTASLNPSLSTNVNNINITDPDATPTPPLRAMASASSSLESNGCELQQWVGVNGEVDEDEAAEIGEGVWVGMDRDRGGRGRGGMAEGKKG from the exons ATGAG CTCCCCTGGTCCTCCTCATAGCCCACGTCCCTCGTCCTCGCCGCCTCCGACCACCACTCCATCCGCCGGCGGCGCTCGAGGCGGCGGTGACGGCAGTAGCGCtcgaggcggaggtggaggcgacggcggcgaggaGGGGGCTGCCGGAGAAGGGTCGGCtggtggaggtggtggtcgCTGCTGGCCTGCTGCTGCATACCCTCCCTTGCTCGCTTTCGAAATCCCTCCTGTCACTGCCTCCCTCAACCCCAGCCTCAGCACCAACGTCAATAACATCAACATCACCGACCCAGACGCCACGCCCACGCCTCCGCTTCGGGCGATGGCGTCTGCGTCGTCCTCGCTGGAGAGCAACGGGTGCGAATTACAGCAGTG GGTGGGCGTGAATGGAGAGGTGGACGAGGATGAGGCGGCGGAGATAGGCGAGGGCGTTTGGGTGGGCATGGACAGAGATCggggtgggcgagggcgaggcggcatGGCGGAGGGCAAGAAAGGATAA
- the LOC109716457 gene encoding histidine protein methyltransferase 1 homolog — MAEEKSSTTNPKESYPSFSLSNLTQSDLGLGLFGFPEKPLPPPPPCVEVDPSEEPPIALSNADPVVINESLTLYKGRVNTSDVFGVTNSDLVPGKYEGGLKLWEGSLDLVKTVYSEVEKGRLVLKGKRVLELGCGHGLPGIFTGREGAALIHFQDFNAEVLKYLTIPNVKENLMKDTSVSPFVRFFAGDWSEIHKLLLSGNIDQQKETDETLGSEYDGYDLILMAETVYALSSLSNLYVLIKKCLHYPRGVVYMAGKKHYFGVGGGTRQFVHLVEEDGAMEACLLAEVADGSSNVREVWKFSFK; from the exons ATGGCGGAGGAGAAGAGCTCAACCACGAACCCTAAg GAATCGTACCCTTCCTTCTCCCTTTCCAATCTCACTCAATCGGACCTCGGATTAGGGCTTTTCGGCTTCCCCGAGAAGCcgctgccgcctcctcctccgtgCGTCGAAGTCGATCCCTCGGAG GAACCTCCGATTGCATTATCTAATGCAGATCCTGTTGTTATTAACGAATCTTTAACACTTTATAAG GGAAGAGTAAATACATCTGATGTTTTTGGTGTCACCAACTCGGATTTGGTCCCTGGAAAGTAtgaag GTGGATTGAAGTTGTGGGAGGGGTCTCTTGATTTAGTTAAGACCGTCTACTCTGAGGTTGAGAAAGGTCGACTAGTATTGAAAGGAAAGCGAGTATTAGAG CTTGGATGTGGCCATGGGCTCCCTGGTATCTTCACAGGTCGTGAG GGTGCAGCTCTCATCCATTTCCAAGACTTCAATGCTGAGGTCCTAAAATATCTAACCATAccaaatgtaaaagaaaatctTATGAAAGATACATCTGTATCCCCCTTTGTCCGCTTCTTTGCTGGTGACTGGAGTGAAATTCACAAGCTTCTTCTCTCTGGTAACATTGATCAACAAAAAGAAACAGATGAAACCTTAGGATCGGAATATGATGGCTATGATCTCATTTTGATGGCCGAAACTGTTTATGCATTATCTTCACTTAGTAACCTCTATGTGCTTATCAAGAAG TGTCTGCACTACCCTCGCGGAGTTGTATACATGGCAGGAAAGAAGCACTATTTTGGAGTAGGCGGCGGCACGAGACAGTTTGTACACTTGGTTGAAGAAGATG GTGCCATGGAAGCTTGCTTGCTTGCTGAAGTTGCTGATGGCTCATCTAATGTTAGGGAAGTGTGGAAGTTCTCATTCAAATAG
- the LOC109719770 gene encoding transcription repressor OFP14: MNSMGRRSKKLQLYLSKKLRRSVPNINIRIQFRARRRTADKPVNPQYSTTSWLLSACKYPKTPSFAVSRHNDDDAADAAAAAHGATLSDVDRFLHENFHSLYIRDPSDVTDAAASPPPRFDPEPGPVRSSDRFFVSPATTSNSIMLDRAGPATSASTSSSSSEEDTSAAEGGEDDVAAAAAAAVVTFSKDPYEDFRRSMREMVDARRVDASQPLDWDFMEELLFCYLELNDKSVHKYILTAFTDLTVSFRRPRDPAVSADAGTEQRRRRRRTRTKAAAAAAAVRL, from the coding sequence ATGAACAGCATGGGGAGGAGGAGTAAGAAGCTGCAGCTCTACTTGTCGAAGAAGCTGAGGAGATCGGTCCCCAACATCAACATCCGCATCCAATTCCGGGCCAGAAGGAGGACCGCTGACAAACCCGTTAACCCGCAGTACTCCACCACCAGTTGGCTCCTCTCCGCCTGCAAGTACCCCAAGACGCCGTCCTTCGCCGTTAGCCGAcacaacgacgacgacgccgccgacgccgccgccgccgctcacGGCGCCACGCTGTCCGACGTGGACCGGTTCCTGCACGAGAACTTCCACTCCCTCTACATCCGCGACCCGAGTGACGTCACCgacgccgccgcctcgccgccccCCCGGTTCGACCCCGAGCCGGGGCCGGTCCGGTCCTCGGACCGGTTCTTCGTGTCCCCCGCCACGACGTCGAACTCGATCATGCTGGACCGGGCCGGGCCGGCCACGTCGGCGtcgacgtcgtcgtcgtcgtcggaggaggaCACGTCAGCGGCGGAGGGGGGAGAGGATgacgtggcggcggcggcggcggcggcggtggtgacgTTCTCGAAGGACCCGTACGAGGACTTTCGCCGGTCCATGCGGGAGATGGTGGACGCGCGCCGCGTGGACGCGTCGCAGCCGTTGGATTGGGACTTCATGGAGGAGCTCCTCTTCTGCTACCTGGAGCTGAACGACAAGAGCGTGCACAAGTACATCCTAACGGCGTTTACGGATCTGACCGTTAGTTTCCGCCGTCCCCGGGACCCCGCGGTGTCGGCGGATGCCGGGAcggagcagcggcggcggcggcgacggacgAGGACaaaggctgcggcggcggcggcggcggtgcggcTGTGA